In one Drosophila pseudoobscura strain MV-25-SWS-2005 chromosome X, UCI_Dpse_MV25, whole genome shotgun sequence genomic region, the following are encoded:
- the Gug gene encoding arginine-glutamic acid dipeptide repeats protein isoform X13 codes for MAASTQGEIRVGPGHQVNDVYAKLPDYNPISSFPIDKETDERELEESRWSPGVVADGDLLMFLRAARSMAAFQGMCDGGLEDGCLAASRDDTTINALDVLHDSGYDPGKALQALVKCPVSKGIDKKWTEDETKKFIKGLRQFGKNFFRIHKDLLPHKDTPELVEFYYLWKKTPGANNNRPHRRRRQSALRRNRVTRANNNTPPKKEDTPEPQTATTAATATGSASETASRSSPAVSKEENSSLTEDDASECDSDSSLTNKRDESPSRMRTRNKQQNNNNNNSNNNNSSSNTTTNSSSSSSTASNSGGGGGGASVGGSSAGGGSAAAGATATNSSSKDQSTTNNAVANGKRPKRGSETPDAGGGASSVDSPKTPTKAVAESSATKRKGGKQDTPNKKKRTEQEQANDQAANAGVGAGGVGGSDENISSLKEKRKQQRPDSPVESMNSDSRPDSVLDDGESNTTDTTTAEQQSTKDSKELMLNCKEEREMATNDGDGLHLEPKTEEKSIKAEVASEDCSKEALSIKNMDEETNIQAPNSVDGLLLKDSPANTIQQDCGVPPVNTVAAPLTMKVPTIATVEALNASVERKEAIEKMETCESDPDLLKKLATIKQEVSPQQQHQQQQQQQQPPQQPPQQQQQLNPISIQPPPACPPTEAVYIKKEPMDDSMDATCNQNSNEPQDLKVKIEIKNEDSLKHNAGGLPLTGPGVPPTSMHSHSMAGGESGQPPLGEPLHLSHLPHGQQPLQPPPASYLIDAQLKYGPPGGQQQQQQQQPPQLPQLHSDPAGAGGNGPPQGGPNTSQKYPPEMEMKFTPQDLKYPPPPPLDALKYSQEMQAVAAAAAAAAAAAAGKYDMKYMIEQPGKYPVELSAAHQPPLKQGYQDSLKIPDVKSGFGHLPHNMASQLDVAHKYGPPPTSQEQQQQQQQQQQQQQQQQQQQQQQSQPPAHQVPPGATPPPGIAMPKPHYQHDVQTPPLGRPFEPGMMHKYGDPLAAKYGPPQPQDLKYPMPPVVSAAGPVDVKPYGENLIKSSPYGPPPESPIDASSRSTPGQDSQGSNSNSQPSSMAPQPQQFQSPHPSPHMPSPAGGGLPPGMHPQNLIHGLPPGGAGGPQPPPPPTSLHQSSSGAPGVPPGMHPGLHPGQHSQMSVASSMPPSSIGIPPTLSTMAPSHMHPHMHPHHLQQVLHRPHDMPPSMHPHAPMTMSLQGHPQHGHGLPPSHAPQQQQQQQQPPGGPAGTVRTPSPAQHPPRSLHDPQSREQPPTSQPSTTMAGSGGGHGNPHQSPHTHRTSPLPGLAGNGHPPPGLIGHPMPIHPHLAHLPPGHPAHAALAHPGHHLLSHSIAGLGPGGGPIALLAGPGGLGGLPESALSRRTPPSHMPHSHVSSAPNTPHSVASMTSSSMALTTSTVPSSAFSRASPSVQISSGAGSAGPGSSSSNTPGGGQSNSSAAAAAAAAHRAASPASSVSSLSRQSPLHPVPQSPLSHHPSSSALSAAAAAVAERDRHALLRQQSPHMTPPPVSNASGLMASPLSKMYAPQPGQRGLGTSPPPHLRPGASPPVIRHPQMPLPLPLIAPGGGIPQIGVHPGQSPYPHPLLHPSVFYSPHHHPFNSHYGYAPYGPGFPAYMKPPPPSGPLDPAAVMAAHHAGLQGPPQQQQSRQDEQNAAAAAAARDAAEKQHHQAAAAAAAQQQQQQQQMKGPPQQQQQGGPQPNKPPTPKTPQGPGGPGVPVGMGGPGTPTGLPPGAYPGSHMPGYPPGPPHGSPFAPQDGQPHGMKPTSHMDALRAHAHSANSAGMGGGHHPTEPLPIDIEPDPEPDIPSPTHNIQRGPSPEAKPDDTECHRSQSAIFVRHIDRGDYNSCTRTDLIFKPVADSKLARKREERDRKLAEKERERRQQQQQQQQQQQQQQAAAAQQAAQQAKMKAELKPPYADTPALRQLSEYARPHVAFSPVEQMVPYHHPMGPMYRERELEEIKNAQAAAASQSRLDPHWMEYYRRGIHPSQFPLYANPAISQMERERLGIPPPHHVGLDPGEHMVRMPQPPEAGFQLPPNVGQYPRPNMLIPREPHSDVLLRMSYADQLQAAEFQRQSLHDQYFRQRPR; via the exons ATGGCGGCCTCCACTCAAGGAGAAATTCGAGTGGGTCCCGGCCACCAGGTAAACGATGTCTAT GCAAAACTGCCCGATTATAATCCAATCTCAAGCTTCCCCATCGACAAGGAAACCGATGAACGTGAACTAGAGGAATCAAGATGGAGTCCAGGCGTTGTGGCCGATGGCGATTTGTTAATGTTCTTGCGTGCTGCCCGCTCGATGGCCGCATTTCAAGGAATGTGTGATGGCGGACTAGAAGACGGTTGTTTGGCTGCCAGTCGCGACGACACAACAATTAACGCACTCGACGTG CTCCACGATTCTGGCTACGATCCAGGCAAAGCTCTACAAGCACTAGTTAAGTGCCCCGTTTCGAAGGGCATCGACAAGAAGTGGACCGAGGACGAAACGAAAAAGTTTATCAAGGGTCTGCGACAATTTGGCAAGAATTTCTTTAGGATCCACAAGGATCTGCTGCCGCACAAGGACACCCCCGAGCTGGTCGAATTCTACTATCTGTGGAAGAAGACGCCCGGCGCGAACAACAATCGGCCGCACCGGCGACGCAGACAGAGCGCCCTGCGACGCAATCGTGTCACGCGCGCAAATAATAATACACCTCCCAAGAAGGAGGACACACCGGAACCACAAACTGCGAcgacggcggcgacggcgacggggTCGGCGTCAGAGACGGCGAGTCGCTCATCGCCCGCTGTCTCCAAGGAGGAGAACAGCTCTCTCACCGAGGACGACGCCAGCGAGTGTGACAGTGATTCGAGTCTGACCAACAAAAGGGATGAATCACCCTCTAGGATGAGGACGCGCAATAAACAACagaataacaacaacaacaacagcaataacaacaacagcagcagcaacaccaccaccaacagcagcagcagcagcagcacggccAGCAATAGCggaggtggcggcggtggtgcgTCCGTCGGTGGCAGCTCTGCGGGAGGCGGAAGCGCTGCTGCAGGCGCCACGGCCACCAACAGCTCCTCGAAGGATCAGTCCACCACCAACAACGCTGTGGCCAATGGCAAGCGGCCCAAGCGAGGCTCCGAGACGCCCGATGCCGGCGGTGGAGCCTCCTCGGTGGACAGTCCCAAGACTCCGACCAAGGCTGTGGCCGAGAGTTCGGCTACCAAGCGCAAGGGCGGCAAACAGGACACGCCCAACAAGAAGAAGCGCACCGAACAGGAGCAGGCGAACGACCAGGCAGCCAATGCTGGTGTGGGAGCGGGCGGTGTCGGTGGATCGGACGAAAACATCAGCAGCTTGAAGGAGAAGagaaagcagcagcggccCGACAGCCCCGTGGAGAGCATGAACTCGGACAGCAGGCCGGACTCTGTGCTGGACGACGGCGAGTCGAATACCACGGACACGACCACCGCCGAACAGCAGTCGACCAAGGACAGCAAGGAGTTGATGCTCAACTGCAAGGAGGAGCGGGAGATGGCCACCAACGATGGTGATGGCCTCCACCTGGAGCCCAAAACGGAGGAGAAGTCCATCAAGGCAGAGGTCGCCTCGGAGGACTGCAGCAAGGAGGCGCTCTCGATCAAGAACATGGACGAGGAGACGAACATCCAGGCTCCGAACAGCGTGGATGGGCTGCTGCTTAAGGATTCCCCTGCCAACACAATCCAGCAGGACTGTGGTGTGCCTCCGGTTAATACCGTGGCAGCGCCTCTCACCATGAAGGTGCCGACCATTGCCACCGTGGAGGCGCTGAATGCCTCCGTGGAGCGCAAGGAGGCCATCGAGAAGATGGAGACCTGCGAGAGCGATCCCGATCTGCTCAAGAAGCTGGCCACCATCAAGCAGGAGGTCTCtccccaacagcagcatcagcaacagcagcagcagcagcagccgccccagcagccgccgcagcaacagcagcagttgaATCCCATATCCATTCAGCCGCCACCTGCGTGTCCGCCCACGGAGGCGGTGTATATCAAGAAAGAGCCCATGGACGATTCGATGGATGCCACCTGCAATCAGAACAGCAACGAACCGCAGGACCTGAAGGTGAAGATTGAGATCAAGAACGAGGACTCGCTGAAGCACAACGCGGGAGGACTGCCGCTCACGGGGCCTGGGGTGCCGCCCACCTCCATGCATTCCCATTCGATGGCCGGTGGCGAGAGTGGGCAGCCGCCTTTGGGTGAGCCGCTGCATCTGTCGCATCTGCCACACGGccagcagccgctgcagccACCTCCCGCCAGCTATCTGATCGATGCCCAGCTGAAGTATGGCCCGCCGGgaggacaacagcagcaacaacagcagcagcctccacAGCTTCCGCAGCTGCACAGCGATCCGGCTGGAGCGGGCGGCAATGGACCACCCCAAGGCGGACCCAACACATCGCAAAAGTACCCGCCCGAAATGGAGATGAAATTCACGCCGCAGGATCTCAAGTatccgccgccaccgccgctggACGCACTCAAGTACAGCCAGGAAATGCAGGCGgttgccgctgcagcagccgctgctgccgccgccgcggcTGGCAAGTACGACATGAAGTACATGATTGAGCAGCCCGGCAAGTATCCGGTGGAGTTGTCCGCCGCTCATCAGCCGCCATTGAAGCAGGGCTACCAGGATTCCCTCAAGATACCCGACGTCAAGTCGGGCTTTGGCCATCTGCCGCACAACATGGCCTCCCAGCTGGACGTGGCCCACAAGTACGGACCACCGCCGACGtcccaggagcagcagcagcagcagcaacaacaacaacagcagcagcaacagcagcagcaacaacagcagcagcagtcccagCCGCCGGCCCATCAGGTGCCGCCGGGTGCCACGCCACCGCCGGGCATAGCCATGCCCAAGCCGCATTATCAGCACGATGTGCAGACGCCGCCATTGGGACGGCCCTTCGAGCCTGGAATGATGCACAAATACGGAGATCCTCTGGCGGCCAAATATGGCCCGCCCCAGCCGCAGGATCTGAAGTATCCGATGCCACCAGTCGTCTCCGCGGCGGGACCCGTGGACGTGAAGCCATACGGCGAGAACCTGATAAAGTCCTCCCCGTATGGCCCGCCCCCAGAGAGCCCTATAGACGCCTCGTCGCGCTCGACGCCTGGCCAGGACAGCcagggcagcaacagcaactcgcagccctcgtcgatggccccacagccgcagcagttCCAGTCGCCGCATCCCTCGCCTCACATGCCTTCACCCGCAGGCGGCGGCCTGCCGCCTGGGATGCATCCTCAAAATCTCATCCATGGCCTGCCGCCGGGTGGGGCCGGTGGAccccagccaccgccaccgcccacATCCCTGCACCAGTCGTCGAGTGGTGCGCCGGGCGTTCCGCCGGGTATGCATCCGGGACTGCATCCGGGACAGCATTCGCAGATGTCGGTGGCCTCCTCGATGCCGCCCAGCTCGATCGGGATACCACCCACGCTGTCGACGATGGCGCCCTCGCATATGCATCCCCACATGCATCCGCATCATCTGCAGCAGGTGCTCCATCGGCCGCACGACATGCCACCCAGCATGCATCCGCACGCTCCGATGACCATGTCCCTGCAAGGACATCCGCAACATGGTCACGGACTGCCGCCCTCCCACGccccccaacagcagcagcagcaacagcagccgcctgGAGGTCCCGCCGGCACAGTGCGCACTCCATCGCCAGCCCAGCATCCGCCACGCAGTCTGCACGATCCCCAGTCGCGGGAGCAGCCGCCCACGTCGCAGCCCTCGACAACGATGGCCGGATCCGGCGGTGGTCATGGCAATCCGCACCAATCCCCGCATACGCATCGCACATCGCCGCTGCCGGGACTGGCGGGGAATGGCCATCCGCCGCCGGGACTCATTGGCCACCCAATGCCCATACATCCGCATCTGGCGCATCTTCCGCCGGGTCATCCGGCCCATGCGGCTCTCGCACATCCCGGACACCATCTGCTGTCGCACTCGATTGCCGGTCTGGGGCCGGGCGGCGGACCCATCGCTCTGCTAGCGGGTCCCGGAGGACTGGGCGGCCTGCCCGAGTCCGCCCTCAGTCGTCGCACCCCGCCCAGCCATATGCCCCATTCGCACGTCTCATCGGCACCGAATACGCCCCATTCGGTGGCCTCGATGACGTCCAGCAGCATGGCTCTGACTACCAGCACGGTGCCGTCGTCGGCCTTCAGCCGTGCCAGTCCCAGCGTTCAGATCTCGAGTGGAGCCGGTTCAGCCGGacctggcagcagcagcagcaacacgcCTGGCGGTGGCCAGAGCAACTCCtcggcagccgcagcagcagcagctgcccaTCGAGCAGCCTCTCCAGCCTCCAGTGTGAGCAGCCTCAGTCGCCAGAGCCCGCTGCATCCGGTGCCGCAGTCGCCGCTTAGCCATCATCCCTCATCTTCGGCATTgtcggcggcagcggcagccgtgGCCGAGCGGGATCGCCATGCCCTGCTGCGACAGCAGTCTCCGCATATGACGCCGCCACCCGTGTCTAATGCCTCGGGACTGATGGCCAGTCCGCTGAGCAAGATGTATGCCCCGCAGCCGGGCCAAAGGGGGCTAGGAACGTCACCGCCGCCGCATCTGCGACCGGGAGCCTCACCGCCGGTTATACGGCATCCGCAAATGCCGCTGCCATTGCCCCTGATTGCGCCGGGAGGAGGCATTCCACAGATCGGAGTGCATCCCGGCCAGTCGCCGTATCCACATCCACTGCTGCATCCCTCGGTCTTCTATTCGCCGCATCATCATCCCTTCAACTCGCATTACGGCTACGCACCGTACGGGCCTGGTTTCCCGGCCTACATGAAGCCGCCTCCACCGTCGGGACCTCTGGATCCCGCCGCCGTGATGGCCGCCCACCATGCCGGCCTGCAGGGCccgccgcaacagcagcagtcgcgACAGGACGAGCAGaacgccgccgctgctgctgcggcgcgAGATGCAGCCGAGAAGCAGCACCATCAGGCGgcggccgcagcggcagcccagcagcaacagcagcagcagcagatgaagGGCccgccccagcagcagcagcagggcggTCCGCAGCCCAACAAGCCGCCGACGCCAAAGACGCCCCAGGGTCCAGGGGGACCGGGTGTGCCAGTCGGCATGGGTGGGCCCGGAACGCCGACGGGCCTGCCGCCGGGTGCCTATCCGGGCTCCCATATGCCCGGCTACCCGCCTGGTCCGCCGCACGGCTCGCCTTTTGCCCCGCAAGATGGTCAGCCGCACGGCATGAAGCCCACTTCCCACATGGATGCCCTGCGAGCACACGCGCACTCGGCCAACTCGGCCGGCATGGGCGGAGGCCATCATCCAACGGAGCCAT TGCCCATTGACATTGAGCCGGATCCGGAGCCAGATATACCCAGTCCCACGCACAATATACAACGTGGTCCCAGTCCCGAGGCTAAGCCGGACGACACCGAATGCCATCGCTCCCAGTCTGCCAT ATTTGTCCGGCACATCGATCGCGGAGATTACAATTCCTGCACGAGAACGGATTTGATATTCAAGCCGGTGGCCGACTCGAAGCTAGCCCGAAAACGGGAGGAACGGGATCGCAAGCTGGCCGAGAAGGAGCGCGAACGGCGGCAG cagcagcaacaacagcaacagcagcagcaacaacagcaggcagcagccgctcaACAGGCGGCCCAGCAGGCCAAAATGAAGGCGGAACTAAAGCCCCCGTATGCAGATACGCCAGCCCTGCGACAACTCTCCGAATACGCACGCCCCCATGTCGCCTTCAG TCCTGTTGAGCAGATGGTGCCATATCATCATCCAATGGGCCCCATGTACAGAGAGAG GGAACTGGAAGAGATCAAGAACGCACAAGCCGCCGCGGCGAGTCAATCCCGCCTCGATCCGCACTGGATGGAGTACTACAGACG CGGCATACATCCCTCACAGTTCCCACTCTATGCGAATCCGGCGATATCGCAGATGGAGAGGGAACGTTTGGGTATACCGCCACCGCATCACGTAGGCCTTGATCCGGGCGAGCACATGGTGCGTATG CCGCAACCACCGGAGGCCGGTTTCCAACTGCCAC CGAATGTTGGCCAATATCCACGCCCAAATATGCTTATACCTAGGGAGCCGCACTCGGATGTCCTGCTGCGCATGTCCTATGCCGATCAACTACAG GCCGCCGAGTTCCAGCGACAATCGCTGCACGATCAATACTTTAG ACAACGGCCCAGATAA